One genomic window of Brachionichthys hirsutus isolate HB-005 chromosome 22, CSIRO-AGI_Bhir_v1, whole genome shotgun sequence includes the following:
- the tspan33a gene encoding tetraspanin-33, protein MGGRRGGAPDDFSFVNPVIKYLLFIFNFIFWIISLVMVSIGMYARMMKHAEAALACLSVDPAILLMVVGILMFIITFCGCVGSLRENICLLQTFCICLTVIFLLQLLAGILGFVFADKARHKVTEMINNAIVHYRDDIDLQNLIDFGQREFGCCGGVTYTDWSQNMYFNCEEDNPSRERCSVPFSCCIVSKEKIVINTMCGQGMQDLEYIEAGKYIHANGCIDTLVNWIHSNLFLLGGIAMGLAIPQLVGILLSQLLINQIKDQIELQSYNAKHRTDPWS, encoded by the exons ATGGGAGGAAGACGCGGGGGCGCACCTGATGACTTCAGCTTTGTCAATCCAGTCATCAAGTATTTACTCTTCATATTCAATTTCATATTTTGG ATAATCTCCCTAGTAATGGTATCAATCGGAATGTATGCCCGCATGATGAAACACGCAG AGGCGGCTCTGGCGTGCCTGTCGGTGGATCCTGCCATCTTGTTGATGGTTGTGGGGATCCTCATGTTCATCATCACCTTCTGTGGCTGCGTGGGCTCCCTGCGAGAAAACATCTGCCTCCTGCAGACG TTCTGTATCTGTCTGACGGTGatcttcctgctccagctgcttgCGGGGATCCTTGGTTTCGTCTTTGCTGATAAG GCTCGGCATAAGGTGACTGAGATGATCAATAACGCCATCGTCCACTACAGAGATGACATCGATCTGCAAAACCTGATTGACTTTGGTCAGAGAGAG TTCGGATGCTGTGGGGGGGTGACGTACACCGACTGGTCCCAGAACATGTATTTCAACTGCGAAGAGGACAATCCGAGCAGAGAACGCTGCTCTGTCCCCTTCTCCTGCTGTATCGTCTCCAAAGAGAAG ATTGTCATCAACACCATGTGCGGACAGGGCATGCAGGACTTGGAGTACATCGAAGCTGGAAAATACATCCATGCCAACGGCTGCATAGATACACTGGTGAACTGGATCCACAGTAACCTGTTCCTACTGGGAGGCATCGCGATGGGACTGGCCATACCACAG CTGGTTGGCATTCTCTTGTCGCAGCTTTTGATCAACCAGATCAAAGACCAGATCGAGCTCCAGAGCTACAACGCCAAGCACCGCACCGACCCGTGGAGCTGA
- the smo gene encoding protein smoothened, with amino-acid sequence MSSQVRSPIVGFYATLCVWAVCVADSGAVLSSNGTIFEDNCKKSTTCEALKYNTCLGSPLPYTHTSLILAEDSGTQEDAFEKLTMWSGLRNAPRCWSVIQPLLCAVYMPKCENGRVELPGQSLCLATRRPCSIVDRERGWPNFLKCDQFPIGCSNEVQKLKFNTSGQCEAPLVKTDIQSSWYKDVEGCGIQCDNPLFTEEEHNDMHAYIAYFGTITLLCTFFTLATFLADWKNSNRYPAVILFYINACFFVGSIGWLAQFLDGARTEIVCKSDNTMRLGEPSSSETLSCVTIFIIVYYSLMSGVIWFVMLTYAWHTSFKALGTTQQPLSGRTSYFHMVTWSIPFILTVAILAIAEVDGDSVSGICFVGYKNYRYRAGFVLAPIGVVLVVGGYFLIRGVMTLFSIKSNHPGLLSEKAASKINETMLRLGIFGFLAFGFVLITFGCHFYDFFNQAEWERSFREYVLCEANVTIASQTNKPIPECTIKNRPSLMVEKINLFSMFGTGIAMSTWVWTKATILIWKRTWCKIIGRSDDEPKRIKKSKMIAKAFAMRKELHKDPEKEMSFSMHTVSHDGPVAGINFDLNEPSNDVSSAWAQHVTKMVARRGAILPQDISVTPTGTPVPPPEERNRLWMVEAEISPEMIKRKKKKKKRKKEVRPVEEAADHQAYRQREFGRSSVPRLPKLPCHPNLVANLREQQRQRQKLEEDILPGSFPDIQPSHPLPCDERCPYPQRYWNNYDRSLFSDPLALSDLPEDLGLGPRCLPSASNWQPSGSSRYAREMVLSERLAHVARVPASRRAGYGPIHSRTNLMEAELMDADSDF; translated from the exons atGTCTTCCCAGGTCCGGAGCCCCATTGTTGGATTTTACGCGACGCTGTGCGTCTGGGCCGTTTGCGTTGCGGACTCCGGGGCGGTTTTGTCCTCCAACGGGACGATATTTGAGGACAACTGCAAGAAAAGCACAACTTGCGAGGCGCTGAAGTACAACACATGTCTCGGATCGCCTTTGCCTTACACGCACACGTCTCTCATTCTGGCGGAGGACTCCGGCACTCAGGAAGACGCTTTTGAGAAGTTGACCATGTGGTCTG GCTTGAGGAACGCCCCTCGGTGTTGGTCGGTCATCCAGCCGTTGCTTTGCGCCGTCTACATGCCCAAATGTGAGAACGGTCGGGTTGAGCTACCCGGCCAGAGCCTGTGTTTGGCGACACGTCGGCCATGTAGCATTGTGGACCGGGAGAGAGGCTGGCCGAACTTCCTCAAATGTGACCAATTCCCCATTGGCTGTTCG AATGAGGTCCAGAAGCTGAAGTTCAACACATCGGGCCAGTGTGAAGCTCCGCTGGTGAAGACGGACATTCAGTCCAGTTGGTACAAAGACGTGGAGGGTTGCGGCATCCAGTGCGACAACCCGCTCTTCACGGAGGAGGAGCACAATGACATGCACGCCTACATCGCTTACTTCGGCACCATCACCCTCCTCTGTACATTCTTCACCTTG GCCACGTTTCTCGCCGACTGGAAAAACTCCAACCGGTACCCGGCCGTCATTCTCTTCTACATCAATGCCTGTTTTTTCGTGGGCAGCATCGGCTGGCTGGCCCAGTTTCTCGACGGAGCTCGCACCGAGATTGTGTGCAAGAGCGACAACACCATGCGACTCGGAGAACCCTC GTCTTCGGAGACGTTGTCGTGTGttaccatcttcatcatcgtgtACTACTCCCTGATGTCTGGCGTGATTTGGTTTGTCATGCTGACGTATGCCTGGCACACGTCCTTTAAAGCCCTGGGCACCACCCAGCAGCCGCTGTCTGGCCGAACCTCTTATTTCCATATGGTCACCTGGTCcattcccttcatcctcaccgTTGCCATTTTAGCCATTGCAGAG GTAGATGGCGACTCGGTGAGTGGGATCTGTTTCGTGGGCTACAAGAACTACAGATATCGTGCAGGGTTTGTGTTGGCTCCCATTGGCGTGGTGCTTGTTGTTGGTGGCTACTTCCTCATCCGAG GTGTCATGACTTTGTTTTCCATCAAGAGTAACCACCCCGGACTTCTCAGTGAGAAAGCAGCCAGCAAAATCAACGAAACCATGCTGCGACTCG GTATATTTGGATTCCTGGCTTTCGGGTTTGTTTTAATCACCTTCGGCTGCCACTTCTATGACTTCTTCAACCAGGCCGAGTGGGAGAGGAGCTTCAGGGAATATGTCCT GTGCGAAGCTAATGTGACCATCGCCTCTCAGACCAACAAGCCGATCCCGGAATGCACGATCAAGAACCGCCCCAGCCTGATGGTGGAGAAAATCAACCTGTTCTCTATGTTCGGGACAGGAATTGCTATGAGTACCTGGGTCTGGACCAAGGCTACCATCCTCATCTGGAAACGGACCTGGTGCAA GATCATCGGCCGCAGTGACGATGAACCCAAGAGGATCAAGAAGAGCAAGATGATTGCCAAGGCGTTTGCAATGAGGAAAGAGCTTCACAAGGACCCAGAGAAGGAGATGTCCTTCAGCATGCACACCGTGTCCCACGATGGACCAGTGG CTGGAATCAATTTTGACCTGAATGAGCCATCTAATGACGTGTCATCCGCTTGGGCGCAGCACGTGACGAAGATGGTGGCCAGGCGGGGCGCAATTCTGCCTCAAGACATCTCTGTTACTCCTACTGGCACACCAG tgCCGCCTCCGGAGGAGAGGAACAGACTCTGGATGGTGGAGGCTGAGATTTCACCAGAGATgataaagaggaaaaagaagaagaaaaagagaaaaaaggaggTGCGTCCAGTCGAGGAGGCGGCGGACCATCAGGCCTATCGGCAGCGTGAGTTCGGTCGCAGCTCAGTGCCCCGCCTGCCCAAACTACCGTGCCATCCCAATCTGGTTGCTAACCTGCGGGAACAGCAGAGGCAACGGCaaaagctggaggaggacatcCTGCCAGGGTCCTTCCCAGATATCCAACCTTCCCATCCCCTGCCCTGCGATGAGAGGTGTCCCTACCCCCAGAGATATTGGAACAACTACGACCGGAGCTTGTTCTCTGATCCGCTCGCCCTCAGCGATCTCCCCGAGGATCTGGGTTTGGGTCCACGCTGCCTCCCCTCAGCCTCCAACTGGCAGCCCAGCGGATCGTCCCGCTACGCGAGGGAGATGGTTCTCTCTGAGAGGTTGGCCCACGTGGCTCGGGTGCCAGCATCCCGGAGGGCCGGCTACGGACCCATTCACTCCAGGACTAATTTAATGGAGGCGGAGCTAATGGATGCTGATTCTGACTTCTAA